The stretch of DNA GAAAGGAACACTTAGACGAATATCATAACGTTTTGCTAGAATTCGATGACCAATTTCATGAACAGCCAAAATAGTCCACAATCCTAAACTTAAAGGGATAGCTTCTTGATATCTATTAAAATTACTAAATAAATCAAAGCCAAGTAATAAACCAGCAGCTTCCAAGCTTGTAACAATTGTAGCTAGTAATAAAACTAAAGCTAAATTTTTTTGTGCCAAGGTAGTAGGCTGGGGATCGTTTGTACTCGGTAAAATAACTATTACGGGTTTTTCTTCTGGACTTTCAACCAAAAAGAGGCGATATTTATCTCCTAATTGTTGTTTAAGTTTATTCGTTAAACTAGTGTGAACTAAATCTGCTTCACCCCTAAGATTGCCTTTAAAAATTGCTCCATCTTGATAAGAAATTGTTTCGGTGGCAAAAAAAGTATCAATCCCAAAAATTCCTTTGATTTTTGCCAAATCTTCTTCAGGAATTGGTACTACTTCTACTGCAAGAGTTTGATTATCAGTGTTGCTTGACTGTTGTTGAGAGACTGTTTCTGCTTCAATACGTTGAGCAGCTTTTTGTTTTAAAATAACATCTTGTCCCTCAGCCCGAAGTTGTTTTCCTAACCAAATGTATACGGCAATGGAAACTACTAACAGCAGTAAAATTGCCACTAAATTTAAATAAATACCTACTGCAAATAAGCCGAAAAATAGCAGCCAAGGAGTCATTAGTACTACCGACTGCAACCAAGCTAAAATTCCCAGCTTGCCATAAGCTCTTGAACGGTTGTAACCCCAAGCTAATATGGCAAAAGCAGCTAGGACAATTAAAAATGTTGCTATCGATTCCGAACCATTAAACATTGATAAATATTAATTAGTTGTTATGAGATTTTCTCTTATGAGGATCGGTTAGAGTTAATTGAGGTTTTGTTTTTGGTTTGTTTTGCCCACTCACTTCAATGACAAACAACTGACGACCACTAAACTAATCTCTATTACCTTGCCTTCTGTTTTTTTATCATATTATCTAGATTGAATCCCCACAGATATTATTTTTAATCTCAATCCAATCATCTTGGCACAACTTACTAATTGACAAAGTTCCTTCGTTCCTTGCGCACACAATAACCTAACTTACTCAAGTAAATCTTGTGTAATGTAACCAAAAAAGAGCATCTCTATGGCAGTATAAACAAATATGATGATGATGCCAATCAATTTACGTAGGTTAAGATTGGTTTAATTGTGGTACTAATTTTTTGAACGACGAACAAGATTCTTTTAAAGAGAACGCGATCGCGCTACCAACAGTTGATAATAAAAGTAAAGATTCAATTATGAAAATACTGGGAGCGATCGCTGGTACAATTGGCATTTTTTTGCCTGCTTTTGTGCTAGTTTGGGTAGTTAACCCCTGAGTTTCTAAATTACGTCAATCTGCTTGGGTAAGTGGATTTTTAGATGGTGTGAATGCAGCTTCTTTAGGATTAATGGTAGGAGTCGCCTACACACTGGGACAAACAGCATTGGTAGATTGGTTAACTATTATTTTAGCAATTTTGAGTGCGATCGCACTTTTCCGTTTCACTATCAATTCAGCCTGGTTAGTAGTAGCAGGAGGAGCAATCGGGCTTTTCTCACATCTATTGAAATTGATAAACTAAAAAATCAAAAGATATGTTTTCTCCACTATTAGTAAGATGTTTGATCCTTGCAACTTAGTTTAGATCATAAGTAAGCAATTGCTAATTGTTTTTTTACTCTTATCAAAAAATTATTATTTAGTATGAGCAATTAGCATCCACAAACACCAAAATAAAATAGGAAAAAACTAATGTTTATACCAGTTGGCTTTAATCAAAACTCAATCTCAACCAGTCTTGGGACGATGGTTTACTACACTAATGAAAGTAATCCTTGGCATGAGACGAAAAATTTTCAGCAAAAAACTTTAGTCTTTTTACACGGTTTAGGTGGTGGTTCTTCTGCTTATGAATGGTCAAAAGTATATCCAGCTTTTGCTGCTGATTATCGTATTCTGGCACCAGACATGATTGGTTGGGGTAGATCCGAACATCCAGAACGTAATTATCGGGTTGATGATTATGTCAAAACTATAATCGAGTTCATGGAAAAAACTTGCGATCAGCCAACTACAGTAATCGCTTCAGCTTTGACTGCTGCCTTTACTATTCGTGCTGCGATCGCTCGTCCAGAACTATTTAAATCTTTAATTCTTACTACCGCAGCAGGATTATCTGAATTTGGCAAAAATTATCAAGACAACTTTTTTACCAAGATAGCTGCTACACCTTTAATCGATAGATTACTTTATAGTACTGGTGTATCTACCAGTTTTGGCATTCGCAGTTTTTTAGAACAACGTCAGTTTGCTCGTTCAGAACGAATTTATCCTGAAATAGTAGAAGCTTATTTACAATCTGCTCAACAACCTAACGGAGAATATGCAGCCCTTTCCTTTGTTCGTGGCGATCTTTGTTTTGATTTAACTAAATATATTACTCAACTCACTATTCCAACTGCTTTAATTTGGGGACAAAAATCTGAATACACAGGACCAGAAGTAGGTCGTCGTTTAGCTGAGATGAATCCTCAAGCAATTCGGTTCTTTTATCAGTTGGATGATGTTGGTTTTACTCCGCAACTAGAACTTCCTGCCGTCACAATTGGACTAATTCGTAAATTCTTACCAATGCTTGAAGAAAAAACAACTTTAACTAAATTATGATCTTAAGAGCGATCGCTTTAGCTCAAGCAATGAGTTATTTATTTGCTGTTTTCTACATCTTAGTCCTCAATCAAGATGGTTGTTGTTTGAACGATTTCAAAAAAAATCTACCGTAGTTTAGTTAATCATGAATAAATTTTTATTCTTAGCCAAAATCTTATTAGTTCTGATCGTAATTGCGTTCGCTCAGACTAATAATCATTGGACAATTGCTGAAGCTAATTCATTACCTAGTTTAGTTCCTGCACCTAGTTTACAAACAGAACAACCAGTCAAAGAAAATATTTCCGAGCCAACTACTTTACCACTTGAAATTCAAAATGCTGTCTTGGAAGATATTAGTAAGCGAACCAGTAAAAATGTAGCTACTTTTCGGATCGCTGAAGCTGAGAAACGTACTTGGTCCGATGGTTGTTTAGATTTGTCTGAACCGAACCAGTTTTGTACTCAAGTTCTTACACCTGGATGGCAAGTAATCGTTACTGATGGTGAAAGCAAATGGGTATACCACACTAATAGTTCAGGCAATTTAGTTAAATTAGCCAAATAATTAACCCAATCTACCAAATATTTTCAGATTTATAATCAATTTTTCTTGACAGGTAGTTTAGGTCGCTATTACTCTGTAATCAACCCCCAAACAGAAATCAGAGACTTGCGATCGCTAATTACCAAAGGCTTTGTTTTCAAAAAAAATCAAACTAGTTACCTTCACTGAACTTTTTCCGTCTCTGATGTAGAAATAAATAAATACCAAAATTATTTGTACGCTTTTGATCTCCTTTTACCTATTCCCCATTGGATGTTCCCTATACTTACCATCTAATTAATTTGGCACGACATAGTAAAAGACAAAAACTTTATAGTTTTTTTACACTCCAGCAAAAATTTTGTTCATAACTTTATATACAGAATTAGCTTAATTGCCTGATAATAAGCTAAATATTACTTAAGTTACCTTGATATTCGATATTAACCGCCTAAAAAGATGGTATTAGACTTTTATTTAAGTATTTTCCTATTTTGCTTAGATTTTTAAATCAGTGATTATACTTGACTTCAATTTTTTCTTGAAACTAAAGCAGAAACAAAAGCTAAAAATATTGCGCTGTAAGTTAGTGGAGGTTTAAAACTTTATTGTCTTGCTTCAGATGATTTTCTTAGTTTTCAGTTATTTAACTTATTTTTAATCTATTGAACTATGTCTAATCCTCGTTTAGTTATTGCTTTAGCTGTGTATAACGGTGAAAAATATCTTAGCCAAGCAATCGAATCTATTTTAAATCAAACTTTTTCCGATTTTAAGCTTTTAATTGGTGATAATGCTTCAACTGATGCCACACCAGTAATTTGTCAAAAATACGCTCAACAAGATTCCCGTATTACTTATTACAGACATCCTAAAAATATTGGTGCTTCTAGTAATCACAATTTTTTATTTCAGCCAGGAGACGCACCCTATTTTAAATGGGCAGCCCACGATGATGTGTTAAAACCAGATTATCTAGAAAAGTGTATTGCATTGCTAGATCAAAATCCCTATCTCGCGATCGCCCATAGCTTATCTGTTGAAATAGACGCTAATGGCAAACAACTAAAAACCTACGACTACGAACTCCGACTTAATGGTGTTCTTCCCAGAACAAGATTTTGGAGTATACTTTGGACAAATTATTTTAATGAAGTATTTGGTGTAATGCGTACCCAACTGATCAAAAATACCAATTTATATGGTAGTTATGTCGGTGCCGACCGCAACTTTACCGCAGAAATGGTTCTTCAAGGAGATGTTGGTTACGTTGACGAATACCTCTTTTTACGCCGTCATCATCCTCAAGCTTTCACTGCTGAATTACTAGATGATGCTTCTCGACTGAAATGGTTTGATCCCGAAGCTAAAACTCCAACCTTCCTAACTTCCGTGGTTAAATTTCAAAAGTATTTTGATTCAATTTTTCAATTACCTCTACCACTTTCGGAAAAAATTGCTTGCTTCAAACTTCTGTTAGACTGGGCAATGCGGAGAGGTATAAGATTACCTTTTACTAAAGATAATCAGTTCCAAGACAAACTTATTTCTAAGCATTCATAGTTATCTCAGTTTGTTTTTTAGTTGATTCAAATGGTCAACCAAAGGTCAAAGTAGGTCTCATAACGGTCTTGTTTTAAGGAAACTCCAGAACTTTGTCAACCCAGTTTAGTTTGAGTTTATCTTAAGTTTGGAGTCTGCTTTGACTAAACGCAATATGGAAACAAGAAAAACAACATTATTATACATATTTACTTTTATTTTTTTAACTAATTCTTTGCAGGAATATCACTCTTCTAATCTTTAAATTTAACAAAAAAAGATTTGTTCGTTCTTGACACCGAAAACAAAGGCAGACTCATTGTCAGTTAGTGTAATAAACCCAAATTAAGCCAATAGCTAATAGTGTATGAGTAAAATAAGGAACTTAACTGTGAACTATTACCAGGAAACAACTTTGACTACATCAAAATCAAAGATAAATAGCTTTGGTATCATAACACCTAGTTATGCACCTGACTTTCAAAGATGCCAACTTTTGTGTCATAGCATTGATAAATTCCTCAGCCCTAGCGTCAATCATTATATTATTGTTGATCAAAAAGATTTATTATTATTTCGCCAATTAGAAACAGCAAATCGACAAGTAATTACTAAAGAATCAATTTTACCTTGGTGGATTAAACGGTTACCCACTCACAAAAACTTATGGCTCAGTTTTAAAACCCTTCCAGTTAGAGGCTGGTTAATTCAACAAATAATTAAAATAGCAGTAGCGCAACAAATTAAAGAAGAAATATCTGTCTTTGTAGATTCAGACGTAGTTTTTGTCCGTCCTTTCAATTTAAACAATTTTATTAAAAATAATCAAGTAAGGCTGTTTCGCGAAACTGTTGGGAATGAAGTACAGAAAAACATCCAATATAAATGGCACAAAGCAGCAAGTCGTTTACTTGCTCTTCCAGATGTAGACGATAAAATTCCTGATTACATCGGTCAAATTGTGACTTGGAAAAAATCTCACGCAATTCAATTATGCAATTATCTTGAACAAATATGGAGCAAAAGCTGGGTAGAAATTTTAGCTAATTCTTGGCACTGTTCTGAATATACTTTATATGGGATTTTTGTAGATCGTATTTTGAAAGAACAATCGGAACATTATTACGATTCTCAAATTATTAGTCATGATTACTGGGAGCCGGTTTTTTTATCGGAATCTCAGTTAGAAAACTTTATTCAACAAATTAAACCAGAACAAATAGCTATTATGATCTCGGCTAAAGCAAAAATATCTCCCCAGTCTTATCAGCCTATAATTGAAAAAAATTTTAGCTTAACAACAACTTAATAGTTAATTTCAATATAAAGCTCGGAAAGAAGTATTTACAAAGATTCTAAACTTCTTAAAATTACTTTTGTTACTTACCTCTTAAATTGAGCTAATTTTTACTCGAATTTGAAGAAAATTTGATTGTGATAATAATCACTAGTTTTTTTATGATTTCATCACATTAATATTTATCAAAATTTTACAAAATAGAAGTGTAAATCAAGAATTTGTAAAGAAATAGATAAGTTCCCACAAATAGCAATGCCATGAAAAGTTAAACACCAATTACTCAAGTGTAATTAGCTTAAATTAACTACAACTTTATCGAACTAGCATCATCAATTATATTTGAATGGCAGCCAACAAAAATAGTAATTGTTATATTGATATCGAATTATCAACCGCTACGTCAAAAAAGTTTTGACACTGGTATTTTTTCTAGAAGTTAGAGTAAAACCTCAATTAAAACTAAATGCTAATCTCAAGTCTAAGACTAATATATTTACTAAATAGTCTAAAATTAAAAATCAGATTTAATTACACAAATCTTAGATAAAACCAATTAGCTACAGTTTACTTTAATTGAGTTTGATATGGTCTGGAAAAAGAAAAAAAGTTTATCTATTTCTTTATATTTTTTTCTTGGTTTGATTGTGTCGTTATTATTGTTTCAACCAATGAATAAATCTACTCAA from Stanieria cyanosphaera PCC 7437 encodes:
- a CDS encoding glycosyltransferase family 2 protein, with the translated sequence MSNPRLVIALAVYNGEKYLSQAIESILNQTFSDFKLLIGDNASTDATPVICQKYAQQDSRITYYRHPKNIGASSNHNFLFQPGDAPYFKWAAHDDVLKPDYLEKCIALLDQNPYLAIAHSLSVEIDANGKQLKTYDYELRLNGVLPRTRFWSILWTNYFNEVFGVMRTQLIKNTNLYGSYVGADRNFTAEMVLQGDVGYVDEYLFLRRHHPQAFTAELLDDASRLKWFDPEAKTPTFLTSVVKFQKYFDSIFQLPLPLSEKIACFKLLLDWAMRRGIRLPFTKDNQFQDKLISKHS
- a CDS encoding DUF6492 family protein, producing the protein MNYYQETTLTTSKSKINSFGIITPSYAPDFQRCQLLCHSIDKFLSPSVNHYIIVDQKDLLLFRQLETANRQVITKESILPWWIKRLPTHKNLWLSFKTLPVRGWLIQQIIKIAVAQQIKEEISVFVDSDVVFVRPFNLNNFIKNNQVRLFRETVGNEVQKNIQYKWHKAASRLLALPDVDDKIPDYIGQIVTWKKSHAIQLCNYLEQIWSKSWVEILANSWHCSEYTLYGIFVDRILKEQSEHYYDSQIISHDYWEPVFLSESQLENFIQQIKPEQIAIMISAKAKISPQSYQPIIEKNFSLTTT
- a CDS encoding site-2 protease family protein, with translation MFNGSESIATFLIVLAAFAILAWGYNRSRAYGKLGILAWLQSVVLMTPWLLFFGLFAVGIYLNLVAILLLLVVSIAVYIWLGKQLRAEGQDVILKQKAAQRIEAETVSQQQSSNTDNQTLAVEVVPIPEEDLAKIKGIFGIDTFFATETISYQDGAIFKGNLRGEADLVHTSLTNKLKQQLGDKYRLFLVESPEEKPVIVILPSTNDPQPTTLAQKNLALVLLLATIVTSLEAAGLLLGFDLFSNFNRYQEAIPLSLGLWTILAVHEIGHRILAKRYDIRLSVPFFLPTWQIGSFGAITRFESLLPSRTALFDIAFAGPAAGGLISLLLLVIGLVLSHPGSMFQIPTVFFQGSILVGALAKVVLGSTLQTNIVDVNPLVLIGWLGLVITSLNLLPAGQLDGGRIVHAIYGRKTARRATIATLILLGIVALFNPSNPIPLYWAILILFLQRELERPTMNELSEPDDARAAWGLLALFLMLATLIPLSPSLAGRLGIGG
- a CDS encoding alpha/beta fold hydrolase is translated as MFIPVGFNQNSISTSLGTMVYYTNESNPWHETKNFQQKTLVFLHGLGGGSSAYEWSKVYPAFAADYRILAPDMIGWGRSEHPERNYRVDDYVKTIIEFMEKTCDQPTTVIASALTAAFTIRAAIARPELFKSLILTTAAGLSEFGKNYQDNFFTKIAATPLIDRLLYSTGVSTSFGIRSFLEQRQFARSERIYPEIVEAYLQSAQQPNGEYAALSFVRGDLCFDLTKYITQLTIPTALIWGQKSEYTGPEVGRRLAEMNPQAIRFFYQLDDVGFTPQLELPAVTIGLIRKFLPMLEEKTTLTKL